Proteins from a single region of Bacteroidetes bacterium SB0662_bin_6:
- a CDS encoding ribonuclease HII translates to MVAQSRLPSQRFEYTLRQQGYERLAGVDEAGRGCLAGPVVAAAVILAPDVHLPDLTDSKLLSPAMREKLARSIRASASGIGVGLCSPQEIDRLNILWAAMEAMRRAVSNLAPEPDYLLIDGNRCFPDARQPFETIVQGDRRCRVIAAASVIAKVERDRLMHRLHDDYPAYAWKANAGYPTKQHYAALARHGPTPHHRRSFRLA, encoded by the coding sequence ATGGTTGCACAGTCCAGGCTTCCTTCGCAGCGCTTCGAGTACACGCTCCGGCAACAAGGCTACGAACGCCTTGCCGGCGTAGATGAAGCAGGGCGAGGATGTCTGGCGGGTCCGGTCGTCGCTGCTGCCGTGATTCTTGCTCCCGACGTACACCTTCCGGATCTGACCGACAGCAAACTTCTCTCGCCTGCCATGCGCGAAAAGCTGGCCCGATCTATCCGGGCAAGTGCGTCAGGCATCGGCGTCGGCCTGTGTTCGCCCCAGGAAATCGATCGTCTGAATATCCTGTGGGCGGCTATGGAGGCCATGCGGCGCGCGGTTTCGAACCTGGCCCCCGAACCGGACTACCTGCTGATCGACGGGAACCGGTGTTTTCCCGATGCAAGGCAGCCCTTCGAAACGATCGTACAAGGGGACCGCCGGTGCCGTGTGATTGCAGCGGCATCCGTGATTGCGAAGGTGGAGCGCGATCGCCTGATGCACAGGCTGCATGATGACTATCCCGCCTATGCGTGGAAGGCGAATGCAGGGTATCCTACAAAGCAGCACTATGCGGCGCTTGCCCGGCACGGCCCGACCCCGCACCACCGCCGTTCGTTCCGGCTGGCCTGA
- a CDS encoding shikimate kinase, producing the protein MTVPTRIYLTGFMGSGKSTLGPRLADRLGYNFVDLDRNIERAAGSTVQTIFANQGEEAFRRLEAEHLHTVSHVERVVIALGGGAVSRVENLRFVKAQGCLIYLRMTPRHLADRLEKRAASRPMLHEQGRPLSGASLRKRIAALLAQRESFYEQADIVLDVEMGPVDNNVSAAMKALEKQGGK; encoded by the coding sequence ATGACCGTTCCTACGCGCATCTATCTGACGGGTTTTATGGGGAGCGGCAAGAGCACCCTCGGACCTCGCCTCGCGGACCGGCTTGGGTATAACTTTGTCGATCTGGATCGAAATATCGAGCGGGCGGCGGGCAGCACGGTGCAGACCATTTTTGCCAATCAGGGAGAAGAAGCGTTCCGGCGCCTCGAAGCCGAGCACTTACACACGGTATCGCACGTCGAGCGGGTTGTCATTGCGCTTGGAGGCGGTGCGGTCAGCCGGGTAGAAAACCTGCGTTTCGTAAAGGCACAGGGGTGCCTGATCTATCTCCGCATGACGCCCCGGCATCTGGCGGATCGACTTGAAAAACGGGCCGCATCCCGGCCCATGCTGCATGAGCAAGGCCGCCCCCTGTCCGGAGCCTCCCTGCGTAAACGTATCGCGGCCTTGCTGGCGCAAAGGGAATCGTTCTACGAACAGGCTGACATCGTGCTGGATGTGGAGATGGGACCTGTGGATAACAATGTCTCAGCAGCTATGAAAGCGCTGGAAAAGCAAGGCGGGAAGTAA
- the truA gene encoding tRNA pseudouridine(38-40) synthase TruA, whose protein sequence is MPVYRMTIEYDGAPFSGWQIQPGRPTVQGALEKALATVLRTPTGIVGAGRTDAGVHARGQVAHFLVDTSPGEVHIDTHRLLASLNGLLPDAIAVRTLTMAPDGFHARYDARLRRYRYYIATGFRALDRHMRVHIRPEPDFARMQAAADTLLGEHDFDTFCLTQSEAKNRVCTLHEARWTHESDDGDACFEITGNRFLHGMVRALVGTLLEIGHGKRPVEDMARLLARKDRRAAGPSAPAHGLVLEEVVY, encoded by the coding sequence ATGCCTGTATACCGCATGACGATAGAATACGACGGCGCGCCTTTTTCCGGATGGCAAATCCAGCCGGGCAGGCCGACGGTGCAAGGCGCGCTCGAGAAGGCGCTCGCCACAGTCTTGCGCACCCCGACAGGGATTGTCGGGGCAGGTCGCACCGACGCCGGCGTACATGCCCGGGGGCAGGTTGCCCATTTTCTTGTGGATACCTCTCCGGGCGAGGTCCACATAGATACGCACCGCCTTCTCGCTTCCCTGAACGGTCTGCTTCCCGACGCCATCGCTGTCCGCACGCTCACCATGGCTCCCGACGGCTTTCATGCCCGCTACGATGCCCGCCTCCGGCGCTACCGCTACTACATCGCCACCGGATTCCGCGCGCTGGATCGGCATATGCGCGTACATATCCGACCGGAACCGGACTTTGCGCGCATGCAGGCCGCTGCCGATACCCTCCTCGGCGAACACGATTTCGATACGTTCTGTCTTACGCAGTCGGAAGCAAAGAACCGTGTTTGCACCCTGCACGAGGCGCGCTGGACGCACGAATCAGACGACGGGGACGCCTGTTTCGAGATAACGGGAAACCGGTTCCTGCACGGTATGGTGCGCGCGCTGGTGGGAACGCTGCTGGAGATAGGGCACGGCAAGCGTCCCGTAGAAGATATGGCGCGCCTTCTTGCCCGGAAAGATCGTCGCGCCGCCGGGCCCTCGGCGCCTGCCCATGGGCTTGTGCTCGAAGAAGTGGTGTATTAA
- a CDS encoding membrane dipeptidase, with the protein MRSFPVLFCILLAAMNILSGCNPGTPSTPAAPDDDALRARADSLAHALLIVDGHIDVPYRLDAFHENISEETFGGDFDYPKAIAGGLDAPFMSIYIPAVYQETGGAAEKADSLIDMVEGFVEQWPDKFAFARSVADIRANFEAGRISLPMGMENGAPIGDDLTRLQYFHERGIRYITLTHSRVNQLSDSSYDSTRVHDGLSDLGKEAVREMNRLGIIVDISHVSDEAFYDAMEITEAPALASHSSPRHFTPGWERNMGDAMIRRLAENGGVIMVVFGSTFLRAEYDAEGDSVRAAIGQELETAGYEQDSEAYVRRFEEYRKAHPVGSVEDIVAQINHVVALTSIDHVGLGSDFDGVFALPAGMQDVSMYPNLIYHLLKEGYSDEDIRKILGENALRVWSDVEQVARAMQDTGQE; encoded by the coding sequence ATGCGCAGTTTCCCTGTCCTGTTCTGTATCCTGCTTGCCGCCATGAACATATTGTCCGGGTGCAACCCCGGAACTCCCTCAACTCCCGCCGCACCCGATGACGATGCTCTGCGCGCCCGCGCCGACTCGCTGGCGCATGCCCTCCTCATCGTGGATGGCCATATCGATGTGCCGTACCGGCTTGATGCGTTCCATGAAAATATTTCCGAAGAAACCTTCGGCGGAGACTTCGACTATCCGAAGGCCATAGCGGGCGGTCTCGACGCTCCGTTCATGTCGATCTACATCCCGGCGGTCTATCAGGAAACCGGCGGAGCCGCGGAAAAGGCGGATTCGCTGATCGACATGGTAGAAGGATTTGTCGAGCAGTGGCCGGACAAGTTTGCCTTTGCCCGGTCCGTGGCGGATATCCGGGCCAACTTCGAGGCAGGACGTATCTCGCTACCGATGGGTATGGAAAACGGCGCCCCCATCGGCGATGACCTTACACGCCTGCAATATTTCCATGAGCGGGGTATTCGATACATCACACTGACGCATTCTCGCGTCAATCAACTCAGCGATTCGTCCTACGACTCGACCCGGGTTCATGATGGCCTGAGCGATTTGGGTAAAGAAGCGGTTCGTGAAATGAACCGGCTGGGAATCATTGTCGATATCTCGCATGTCTCCGACGAAGCATTCTACGATGCGATGGAAATCACCGAAGCGCCCGCTCTGGCAAGTCACTCTTCCCCCCGGCATTTTACGCCTGGATGGGAGCGCAATATGGGCGACGCCATGATCCGGCGCCTCGCCGAAAACGGCGGAGTCATTATGGTCGTCTTCGGATCGACATTCCTGCGCGCGGAATACGATGCGGAGGGGGACTCTGTCCGGGCAGCCATTGGACAGGAATTAGAGACCGCCGGCTATGAGCAAGATTCGGAAGCATACGTACGCCGTTTCGAGGAGTATCGTAAGGCGCACCCGGTCGGCTCGGTCGAAGACATTGTGGCGCAGATCAACCATGTCGTTGCGCTGACGAGCATCGATCATGTAGGGCTCGGATCAGATTTCGACGGCGTTTTTGCGCTACCGGCCGGCATGCAGGATGTCTCCATGTATCCGAACCTGATCTACCACTTGCTCAAGGAAGGGTATAGCGACGAAGATATCCGGAAGATATTGGGCGAAAATGCACTGCGCGTCTGGTCCGATGTGGAACAGGTGGCGCGTGCGATGCAGGATACCGGGCAGGAATAA
- a CDS encoding UDP-N-acetylmuramate:L-alanyl-gamma-D-glutamyl-meso-diaminopimelate ligase — protein sequence MKRLSDFADAHLRIFDRPAPPAPDEITSVHLIGICGTGMGSLAGLLQDAGHAVQGTDEHYYPPMSTRIAEAGIIMLEGYDAKHLDPPPDLVIVGNACTPTHPEASYAREQGLTQLSLPEAIAHFFLNDRKPLVIAGTHGKTTTTGMLVHILQAAGADPGFLVGGLPANGGPSCGVGAGPHFVIEGDEYDSAYFDKRPKMMHYRPASAVITSLEFDHADLYDTWQDYREAFREFAGLVDPEGLLVLNGNDPEVRALADYTRARVACIGFANEEIAAGNVRPAPGGQRFTLLLHGREQTDVFLPMSGRHNLLNALAVCAIALDEGITPTQISEGFASFPGMKRRQEVLGEANGVLVVDDFAHHPTAVSETVRATAERWPDRRIVAVFEPRSNSSRRKIFEEPYGQAFDRADAVFISAPPVRHNDRAADLLDAESVGDILKARGVAATIRPNAERLLPPLLDTLRSGDVALIMSNGSFDGLHSRLITALRKREPAAAKPG from the coding sequence ATGAAACGGTTAAGCGACTTCGCCGATGCACATCTTCGCATATTCGATCGGCCCGCTCCTCCCGCACCGGATGAAATAACAAGCGTACACCTCATCGGGATTTGCGGTACCGGCATGGGATCCCTCGCCGGACTTCTCCAGGACGCGGGGCATGCGGTGCAGGGAACCGACGAGCACTATTACCCGCCCATGAGCACGCGGATTGCGGAGGCGGGCATTATCATGCTCGAAGGATACGATGCAAAGCATCTGGATCCGCCCCCGGATCTGGTGATCGTGGGCAACGCCTGCACCCCGACCCATCCGGAAGCATCGTACGCCAGGGAACAGGGCCTCACCCAGTTGTCCCTGCCCGAAGCCATCGCACACTTCTTCCTGAATGATCGGAAGCCGCTGGTTATTGCCGGCACGCACGGCAAGACGACCACCACCGGCATGCTTGTCCATATCCTGCAGGCCGCCGGGGCGGACCCGGGCTTCCTCGTAGGCGGATTGCCCGCAAACGGCGGCCCTTCGTGCGGCGTCGGCGCCGGCCCTCATTTTGTCATCGAGGGCGATGAGTATGACAGCGCCTACTTCGACAAGCGTCCGAAGATGATGCACTACCGGCCTGCCAGCGCCGTCATCACGTCACTGGAATTCGATCATGCAGACCTCTACGATACCTGGCAGGATTATCGCGAAGCATTCCGGGAATTCGCGGGCCTGGTCGACCCCGAGGGGCTTCTTGTATTGAACGGGAACGATCCTGAAGTACGGGCGCTGGCAGACTATACCCGGGCTCGCGTAGCCTGCATCGGCTTCGCAAACGAGGAGATCGCCGCCGGAAACGTACGCCCCGCTCCCGGTGGGCAGCGATTTACGCTGCTGTTGCATGGCCGGGAACAGACGGATGTTTTTTTGCCCATGAGCGGGCGACATAACCTGCTCAATGCGCTGGCCGTCTGTGCAATTGCGCTGGACGAAGGCATCACCCCCACACAGATCTCGGAGGGATTCGCCTCTTTTCCCGGAATGAAACGCCGTCAGGAAGTGCTGGGCGAGGCAAACGGTGTCCTTGTAGTGGACGACTTTGCACACCATCCCACGGCGGTAAGCGAAACGGTCCGCGCAACCGCCGAACGATGGCCCGACCGCCGCATCGTGGCCGTTTTCGAGCCGCGTTCCAACTCAAGCCGTCGAAAGATATTCGAAGAACCGTACGGACAGGCCTTCGACCGGGCAGACGCCGTGTTTATAAGCGCTCCACCGGTACGTCACAACGACAGGGCAGCTGATCTGCTGGATGCGGAAAGCGTCGGCGATATCCTCAAAGCCCGCGGCGTCGCTGCAACTATCCGACCCAATGCGGAGCGCCTCCTTCCCCCGCTTCTGGACACACTGCGCTCGGGAGATGTGGCGCTGATCATGAGCAACGGCAGCTTCGACGGACTCCATAGCCGCCTGATCACAGCACTCAGGAAGCGTGAGCCGGCAGCTGCGAAGCCCGGATGA
- a CDS encoding MMPL family transporter: protein MKITNISIKYRTSIVVLTAIIAIGGLYSYVTIPKEAAPSIEIPQIIVTLLYPGASPDDVESLITQPVEREVQAINGIKEIRSTSTQGVSTIIVEFNPDVSLDDAYQKVRDKVDVARPTLPSEIEEPIISEIDFDEFPIMTVNLAANYSLSQLKEVAENLEDEIETIQEVLEVDVVGGLEREVQIDVDLNALQGYNLAFMDIVDAIRAENTNMPGGSVDVDRLNYLVRVDGTFDIPDEIENIVIEAPGGQPIYVRDVADVDFGFKDRASYARLQLFRTETDDGDLVRTDDQDILQVISLNVKKRSGENIILTAKAVQATVDEFAFPQGTRILITGDQSEDVQNMIDDLENNIISGLIFVVAVLLFFLGVRTATLVGVAIPLSMFLSFIIFQAFGYTLNFIILFSLIIALGMLVDNAVVIVENIYRYREMGYSRFEAARRGTAEVGGPVVASTATTVAAFVPMLFWPGIIGEFMRNMPLTLIVTLSASLFVALIINPVITGIFVRLESEERKKSRRSTRLGSLLVLLLLAVLMGLANYKMLVVFAIAIPAVIWIHAKCFKPIGDYFAQKLLPRIITTYRSLLTWMLYRDYNVRRPWLRNTGALASLTAGFVLLIGSGLLAGVGSPVAGGLSGPALLLMIPGIIFLLLGILGTMLHCLESIFLGGWKSVRAGLIFGGVMLVILFLIRLGPQEIPFFVIVNLMALPAIICGTGLLGAIFNRRKRKILLLTDNRARLLTGAMGAFISIFTVFQLAPTGIEFFPENDPRQVWVTLEGALGTNVDASNNIAATAHDRILNLLDNTPESEANLKSVLVNVGVGGDAMFGGGAQSSEVSRVTLNLADYADREEASTETLSKIRDRLQGIPGTDITVEQSQLGPPTGLPVNIEISGEDFAMIRQITHEVRQMLVEGVESGEIQGLVDVSDDLNEGRPEMQVHIDRERAARFGLNTSNIATTIRAAINGVEAGKFRTGEDEYDITVRLREADRAGLESIKNLTVLHEGNQIPVTAVADFDVGSGLGSVTRLDQQRVSTVTGSAAPGIPGPQVLASVQRYLTEYEANLPVGYAMTYTGESEEQEESFAFLTTVLLVAVSLIFMIMVAQFNRVTVPFIIMLAVGFSLIGVLLGLILTRTPFGLFTFIGIISLAGIVVNNNIVLVDYIMQLRDRGMDKHAAIIEGGATRLRPVLLTALTTILGLIPLTFGINIDFVGLLTEWRPNFQFGSENTQFWGPMGTAIISGLVFATFLTLVIVPVMYSTFDSLANRLRSIFGRKQEAGSEKD, encoded by the coding sequence ATGAAAATCACTAACATCTCGATCAAGTATCGTACGAGCATTGTCGTCCTGACAGCAATCATCGCCATCGGCGGCCTGTACAGCTATGTAACGATTCCGAAGGAAGCCGCGCCATCCATCGAGATTCCGCAAATTATCGTCACATTGCTATATCCCGGGGCGAGTCCCGACGATGTGGAATCCCTGATCACGCAGCCTGTCGAACGCGAGGTGCAGGCAATCAACGGCATCAAGGAAATTCGTTCCACATCCACTCAGGGCGTATCCACCATCATCGTGGAATTCAACCCGGACGTTTCCCTGGACGACGCCTATCAGAAGGTGCGCGATAAAGTGGACGTAGCCCGGCCTACGCTACCCAGTGAAATAGAGGAGCCCATTATCAGCGAGATCGACTTCGATGAATTTCCCATCATGACGGTCAATCTGGCGGCAAATTACTCGCTGTCGCAACTCAAGGAAGTAGCGGAAAATCTCGAAGACGAGATTGAAACCATTCAGGAAGTTCTTGAAGTGGATGTAGTGGGTGGTCTCGAGAGAGAGGTGCAAATAGATGTGGACCTGAATGCACTTCAGGGATACAACCTCGCGTTCATGGATATCGTGGACGCCATCCGTGCGGAAAATACCAACATGCCGGGCGGATCGGTGGATGTCGACCGTCTGAACTATCTGGTTCGTGTCGACGGTACGTTCGACATCCCCGACGAGATCGAAAACATTGTCATCGAGGCGCCTGGAGGACAACCCATCTACGTACGTGATGTCGCCGATGTCGATTTCGGTTTCAAGGACCGGGCATCGTACGCTCGCCTCCAGCTCTTCCGCACCGAAACGGACGATGGCGATCTCGTGCGGACGGATGATCAGGATATTCTGCAAGTGATCAGCCTGAATGTCAAGAAACGATCCGGGGAAAACATCATCCTGACGGCGAAAGCCGTTCAGGCGACGGTAGACGAATTCGCATTCCCGCAGGGCACGCGCATCCTCATCACCGGCGATCAAAGTGAGGATGTCCAGAACATGATCGATGATCTGGAAAACAATATCATCAGCGGCCTCATTTTCGTAGTGGCCGTACTGTTGTTCTTCCTCGGCGTGCGCACCGCGACCCTGGTCGGCGTCGCCATACCCCTTTCCATGTTCCTTTCGTTCATCATTTTCCAGGCATTCGGCTACACACTGAACTTCATTATCCTGTTCAGTCTGATCATTGCCCTCGGCATGCTCGTGGACAACGCCGTAGTCATCGTGGAAAACATCTACCGATACAGGGAAATGGGGTATTCGCGGTTCGAGGCGGCGCGGCGCGGCACCGCCGAAGTCGGCGGGCCGGTCGTCGCTTCCACGGCCACTACGGTCGCCGCCTTCGTACCCATGCTGTTCTGGCCGGGTATCATCGGCGAATTCATGCGTAACATGCCGCTTACGCTCATTGTCACGCTTTCGGCCTCCCTCTTCGTGGCGCTGATCATCAACCCGGTAATCACGGGTATTTTTGTGCGGCTTGAATCGGAAGAGCGTAAAAAATCCCGGAGAAGCACTCGACTCGGTAGCCTACTGGTCCTGCTCCTGCTCGCGGTGCTGATGGGCCTTGCCAATTACAAGATGCTGGTCGTATTCGCCATCGCCATCCCGGCGGTAATATGGATCCATGCAAAATGCTTCAAGCCGATCGGCGATTATTTCGCGCAAAAACTCCTGCCGCGCATCATAACGACCTATCGATCGCTCCTTACCTGGATGCTTTACCGGGATTACAACGTTCGCCGACCCTGGCTGCGCAACACCGGGGCGCTTGCTTCCCTGACCGCCGGATTCGTTCTGTTGATCGGAAGCGGCTTGCTGGCGGGCGTGGGAAGCCCCGTGGCGGGAGGGCTGTCCGGACCCGCCCTGCTCCTTATGATACCGGGGATCATCTTCCTATTGCTTGGGATACTCGGCACTATGCTGCATTGCCTCGAAAGCATATTTCTCGGCGGCTGGAAAAGCGTACGCGCAGGTCTCATCTTCGGCGGCGTCATGCTGGTGATCCTGTTTCTCATCAGGCTGGGTCCGCAGGAAATTCCTTTCTTCGTCATCGTCAATCTTATGGCGTTGCCTGCCATCATTTGCGGCACAGGCCTGCTCGGAGCGATTTTCAATCGCCGCAAACGCAAAATACTGCTGCTTACAGACAACCGGGCGCGTCTGCTGACCGGCGCCATGGGCGCCTTTATAAGCATCTTTACGGTGTTCCAGCTGGCGCCTACCGGGATCGAGTTCTTTCCGGAAAATGACCCCCGTCAGGTATGGGTCACCCTGGAGGGGGCGCTCGGCACCAATGTGGACGCCAGTAATAATATAGCAGCCACTGCACACGACCGTATCCTGAACCTGCTCGACAATACGCCCGAATCGGAAGCCAATCTTAAAAGCGTTCTGGTCAACGTCGGGGTAGGCGGTGACGCTATGTTCGGAGGAGGAGCGCAAAGTTCGGAAGTTTCCCGGGTCACACTGAATCTTGCGGACTATGCGGATCGCGAGGAAGCAAGCACCGAGACGCTTTCGAAGATCCGCGACCGGCTGCAAGGCATTCCCGGAACGGACATTACGGTCGAGCAAAGCCAGTTGGGACCCCCAACCGGCCTGCCTGTCAATATTGAAATTTCCGGGGAAGATTTCGCAATGATCCGCCAAATCACCCACGAAGTGCGCCAGATGCTTGTGGAGGGAGTGGAAAGCGGCGAAATTCAGGGACTTGTGGACGTAAGCGACGACCTGAATGAAGGGCGTCCTGAAATGCAGGTTCATATCGACCGGGAGCGGGCTGCCCGTTTTGGATTGAACACCAGCAACATCGCCACTACGATCCGCGCAGCGATCAACGGGGTCGAAGCAGGTAAATTCCGTACAGGCGAAGACGAATACGACATCACGGTACGGCTTCGGGAAGCCGACCGGGCCGGTCTGGAGAGCATCAAGAACCTTACGGTCCTTCACGAAGGCAACCAGATCCCTGTCACTGCCGTGGCGGACTTCGATGTGGGCAGCGGCCTCGGGTCTGTTACACGCCTCGACCAGCAGCGCGTATCTACGGTGACGGGAAGCGCCGCGCCAGGCATACCCGGCCCGCAGGTACTTGCAAGCGTGCAGAGGTATCTGACCGAATACGAAGCGAACCTGCCGGTCGGGTACGCGATGACCTATACCGGCGAAAGCGAAGAGCAGGAAGAATCATTTGCTTTCCTGACCACGGTGTTGCTGGTTGCCGTATCGCTCATTTTTATGATCATGGTGGCGCAGTTCAATAGAGTGACGGTGCCCTTCATCATCATGCTGGCCGTAGGATTCTCCCTGATCGGGGTGCTGCTGGGTCTCATCCTTACACGCACACCGTTCGGGCTGTTCACGTTCATCGGCATTATTTCACTGGCCGGCATTGTCGTGAACAACAATATCGTTCTGGTCGATTACATCATGCAGTTGCGAGATCGGGGGATGGACAAACACGCTGCCATTATCGAAGGCGGCGCCACGCGCCTGCGACCGGTTCTCCTGACCGCATTGACGACGATACTGGGCCTTATTCCGCTCACGTTCGGGATCAACATCGATTTCGTGGGGCTGCTGACGGAATGGCGCCCCAATTTCCAGTTCGGCTCCGAGAATACGCAGTTCTGGGGCCCGATGGGCACGGCGATCATCAGCGGACTGGTCTTCGCTACGTTCCTGACCCTCGTCATCGTACCCGTGATGTATTCGACGTTCGATTCGCTCGCAAACAGGCTCAGGAGCATCTTCGGACGCAAACAGGAAGCCGGCAGCGAAAAGGACTAG